The following are encoded together in the Pedobacter sp. D749 genome:
- a CDS encoding two-component regulator propeller domain-containing protein, with the protein MKNTILILLTVFSLSLNAQNIFPVKLDNCKTDKFCLDCGDVKAGYEEQEFLKLQTKLQESLNLTGIKGAVKFQVLIDSKGEACVLSHTDQSKNPISLKIIEELDNFKKWTPAITAGKKEEKSSITMIFSINENKIIGKIERVDISSFKRSFDKPTSPEIFNKTYNYKNDHLKNYKITVWNAKNSNLPNNMNDNITVDKNGLIWLTVDEGLVTFDGKDFKKAEQNITDKGKFFSYYAIASDNNNVKWVYGTKNIYSFDNTKWTKHDSTEIGIDGAYEIINNPKTSEVFFCSDEGLTIYKNGKWSNINKAKIKELPSNRVTYAKRDSKNRIWIGTFSGTVMIDENGKATNFENTSTVLKGKCITSMAEDENGNLYFSLYEFERKEKGKVNNDEGIAISYANGIIKQFTTENSGMPFNHTNCVVYDKNENVIWISTDRAGLIRYDLKDGWENYHNENSDIPTSYISTMTLDEKGNLYLATRQGLVKIEKR; encoded by the coding sequence GTGAAAAACACAATTTTAATTTTATTAACAGTATTCTCATTGAGTCTTAATGCTCAGAATATTTTTCCTGTGAAATTGGACAATTGTAAAACTGACAAATTTTGTCTTGATTGTGGAGATGTAAAGGCAGGGTATGAGGAACAAGAGTTTTTGAAGCTACAAACCAAATTACAGGAATCTTTAAATCTTACAGGAATAAAAGGTGCAGTTAAATTTCAAGTTCTTATTGATTCAAAAGGCGAGGCTTGTGTTTTAAGTCACACCGACCAATCAAAAAATCCAATTTCATTAAAAATTATTGAAGAACTGGATAATTTTAAAAAATGGACACCAGCAATAACAGCAGGAAAAAAGGAAGAAAAATCATCGATCACCATGATTTTTAGCATAAATGAAAACAAAATTATAGGAAAGATTGAACGGGTTGATATTTCATCGTTCAAAAGGTCTTTTGACAAACCAACAAGTCCTGAAATATTCAACAAAACTTACAATTATAAAAACGACCATTTAAAAAATTATAAAATAACGGTTTGGAATGCAAAAAATTCAAATCTTCCGAACAATATGAATGACAATATTACTGTTGACAAAAATGGGTTGATCTGGCTAACTGTTGATGAGGGCCTGGTTACTTTTGATGGTAAAGATTTTAAAAAAGCTGAACAAAATATAACCGATAAAGGGAAGTTTTTCTCTTACTATGCAATTGCATCCGACAATAACAATGTGAAATGGGTATATGGAACAAAAAACATTTACAGTTTTGACAACACTAAGTGGACAAAACACGATTCGACTGAAATTGGGATTGATGGGGCATATGAAATAATAAATAATCCAAAAACTAGCGAAGTATTTTTCTGCTCTGATGAAGGGTTGACGATCTATAAAAATGGAAAATGGTCGAATATTAACAAAGCAAAAATTAAAGAGCTTCCTTCAAACAGGGTTACTTATGCTAAAAGAGATTCAAAAAACAGGATTTGGATCGGAACTTTTAGCGGAACAGTAATGATTGATGAAAATGGAAAGGCAACAAATTTTGAAAACACATCAACAGTGTTAAAAGGTAAGTGCATTACTTCAATGGCTGAAGATGAAAACGGGAACCTTTATTTTTCGCTATACGAATTTGAAAGAAAAGAAAAAGGAAAAGTAAACAATGATGAAGGTATCGCAATTAGCTATGCTAACGGAATTATCAAACAGTTTACAACAGAAAATTCTGGAATGCCATTTAACCATACCAACTGTGTTGTTTATGACAAAAATGAAAATGTGATTTGGATTTCAACGGATAGAGCTGGATTAATAAGATATGATCTTAAAGATGGTTGGGAAAATTATCATAATGAAAATTCTGACATTCCAACATCTTACATTTCGACCATGACGCTTGATGAAAAAGGCAATCTATATTTAGCAACAAGACAAGGGCTAGTGAAGATTGAAAAAAGGTAA